From a region of the Roseivirga sp. 4D4 genome:
- the coaE gene encoding dephospho-CoA kinase (Dephospho-CoA kinase (CoaE) performs the final step in coenzyme A biosynthesis.) → MTKPRSIGITGGIGSGKSTVCRIFESLGVPIYYADDRGKYLLKNDKGLVESVKSIFGEESYLADGELNRSYLAKVVFSQSSELAKLNALVHPAVAKDFEQWFNEHSGHSYVLKEAALLFETESYKSLDETICVFAPKKVRLERVLLRDIQRTVQQVEQIMDQQTSDRLRRELTTYSIQNDSESLLIPQVMKIHKEILRSASN, encoded by the coding sequence ATGACTAAGCCTCGGAGCATTGGTATCACAGGTGGGATAGGCTCTGGAAAAAGCACTGTGTGTCGGATATTCGAATCCTTAGGAGTGCCCATCTATTATGCGGATGATCGAGGCAAATACTTGTTGAAAAATGACAAAGGCTTGGTCGAAAGTGTCAAGTCGATATTTGGTGAAGAAAGCTACTTAGCTGATGGCGAGCTCAACCGATCTTATTTGGCCAAGGTCGTTTTCTCGCAATCTTCGGAACTTGCGAAGCTTAATGCCCTTGTTCATCCCGCTGTGGCAAAGGATTTTGAACAATGGTTCAATGAACATAGTGGACATTCTTATGTCCTGAAAGAGGCCGCCTTGCTCTTTGAGACTGAATCCTATAAATCATTGGACGAAACTATCTGTGTTTTCGCGCCTAAGAAAGTAAGGTTAGAACGTGTTCTACTTCGTGATATTCAAAGAACAGTTCAACAGGTTGAGCAAATCATGGATCAACAAACCAGTGATCGGCTTAGACGAGAATTGACTACTTATTCCATCCAAAATGATTCGGAGAGCCTGCTCATTCCTCAAGTGATGAAGATTCACAAGGAAATCCTAAGGTCAGCTAGCAATTGA
- a CDS encoding DUF4097 family beta strand repeat-containing protein, whose amino-acid sequence MKTKAFLSSLFMLALLVGNVSAQDKNFSLDEVYSLAADGTVHLRSQDANVKITGSDRSDVHVVIERTEIVRGVRTNRGRFNVEVEERQGDLYITESERRGASFQIGMRRVDYEIEIEMPQTGSLRIKGDDDDYVIRSVNGNISIETDDGDVELIECNGDKFDLELEDGDLRMDGGNGSLYVRVDDGDLDIRNGNFDRVEVAAEDGNVSLETTLSDNGVYEVRGDDADIDFVVLSGGGEFNVSKDDGRISSTSAFETIQETERRAKLSLNGGKADVDIRVEDGRVRLSTGK is encoded by the coding sequence ATGAAAACGAAAGCATTTTTATCCAGTCTTTTCATGCTAGCATTGCTTGTCGGCAATGTGTCTGCTCAAGACAAGAATTTCAGCTTAGACGAAGTCTATTCCCTTGCCGCTGATGGAACGGTTCATTTGAGGTCACAAGATGCTAATGTGAAAATCACAGGCTCAGATCGGAGCGATGTCCATGTAGTGATCGAAAGAACAGAAATAGTTCGCGGTGTTAGAACCAATCGTGGTCGTTTTAATGTGGAAGTAGAAGAGCGACAAGGTGACTTGTACATAACCGAGTCTGAGCGAAGAGGCGCTTCCTTTCAAATTGGTATGCGAAGGGTAGATTATGAAATAGAGATTGAAATGCCTCAAACGGGGTCGTTGAGGATTAAAGGAGATGATGATGACTACGTTATCCGAAGTGTCAATGGTAACATATCTATTGAGACAGATGATGGCGATGTTGAGTTGATCGAATGTAATGGAGATAAATTCGATCTTGAACTTGAAGATGGCGACCTAAGAATGGATGGAGGAAATGGCTCGCTTTATGTGAGAGTAGATGATGGTGATCTAGACATCCGTAATGGAAATTTTGATCGAGTAGAGGTTGCCGCAGAAGACGGAAACGTTTCATTGGAAACCACACTTTCTGATAACGGTGTTTATGAAGTCAGAGGTGATGATGCCGATATTGACTTTGTAGTGCTAAGCGGTGGTGGTGAGTTCAATGTATCTAAAGATGATGGTAGAATATCTTCTACTTCAGCTTTCGAAACGATCCAAGAGACCGAGAGAAGGGCCAAGCTTTCGTTAAATGGTGGTAAGGCTGATGTAGATATTAGAGTAGAAGATGGGCGGGTTAGACTTTCAACAGGAAAGTAA
- a CDS encoding YtxH domain-containing protein, giving the protein MSKGSSSLLAFVIGAATGAILGILYAPDKGSNTRDKLSYQLDKYKKQLEDLLEDLINGKVEISSTAKKEGQKVVSDARQKAEQLLSDVDDLIGQIKSGEKE; this is encoded by the coding sequence ATGAGTAAAGGGTCAAGTAGTTTATTGGCATTTGTGATTGGTGCGGCAACTGGTGCCATTTTGGGGATACTATATGCGCCAGATAAAGGTTCTAACACAAGAGATAAGCTGTCTTATCAGTTAGATAAGTATAAGAAACAATTAGAAGACCTGTTAGAAGACTTGATTAATGGAAAAGTAGAGATTTCTTCTACAGCCAAAAAAGAAGGTCAAAAGGTAGTCTCAGACGCACGTCAAAAAGCAGAACAGCTATTGAGCGATGTGGATGACTTGATAGGTCAGATAAAATCAGGAGAAAAAGAATAA
- a CDS encoding DEAD/DEAH box helicase codes for MAVEIQNFEDLKLNRQVLNAIDDLGFSVPTEIQSKAIPIALAGHDLLGIAQTGTGKTLAFATPLIMKVKYAQGEHPRALILAPTRELAIQISGHFESLAKYTDLRVVTLYGGLGPKTQLEALDKGVDIIISTPGRFLDLYKKGAIYPRGIKTLILDEADKMMDMGFMPQIRNILELIPVKRQNMLFSATMHDKVVKLTEEFLEYPERVEVAPQATVAETIDQVLYEVPNFRTKLNLLSHFLEDESFQRVIVFVKTKTSADNIAHYLDRKSMGPVRVIHANKGQNSRINAVDEFKEGHVRILVSTDVTARGMDVSMVSHVINFDVPLIYEDYVHRIGRTGRAQNEGKAITFANKLEMQHVPRIEALIDETIALETIPKSVLIEKTPFAEQQEMDRAIDNMRKKADPDFKGAFHEKKHKFKDKPTKGKRSRGRKKRR; via the coding sequence ATGGCAGTAGAAATTCAAAATTTTGAAGATTTAAAGCTTAACCGTCAGGTTTTGAATGCCATTGATGATTTGGGATTTTCAGTGCCAACAGAAATCCAGAGTAAGGCGATACCCATTGCCCTAGCTGGACATGATCTCCTGGGTATTGCGCAAACCGGCACAGGTAAAACGCTTGCTTTTGCCACGCCATTGATCATGAAAGTGAAATATGCTCAAGGGGAACACCCTAGAGCGTTGATTCTAGCACCTACTCGCGAGCTTGCTATTCAAATATCAGGTCACTTTGAAAGCTTGGCCAAGTATACTGACCTAAGGGTTGTGACACTCTATGGAGGACTGGGGCCTAAGACTCAGCTGGAAGCATTAGATAAGGGAGTAGACATCATTATCAGTACACCGGGCCGTTTTCTTGATTTGTACAAAAAGGGGGCTATTTATCCGCGAGGGATCAAAACGCTCATATTAGATGAGGCGGACAAGATGATGGATATGGGCTTTATGCCTCAAATCAGAAATATTTTAGAACTCATTCCTGTCAAAAGGCAAAACATGCTCTTTTCTGCCACCATGCATGATAAGGTGGTAAAACTCACTGAAGAGTTTTTGGAGTACCCAGAAAGAGTAGAAGTGGCACCTCAGGCTACGGTCGCAGAGACAATTGATCAGGTACTCTATGAAGTACCGAATTTCAGAACGAAACTGAATTTGCTAAGTCACTTTTTAGAAGATGAGTCTTTTCAAAGGGTAATTGTATTTGTAAAAACAAAGACCAGTGCGGATAACATAGCGCATTATCTCGATAGAAAATCTATGGGGCCTGTTCGCGTGATTCATGCCAATAAGGGGCAAAACTCTCGTATCAACGCAGTAGATGAATTCAAGGAAGGGCATGTCAGAATATTGGTATCAACAGATGTAACGGCCCGAGGTATGGACGTGTCTATGGTGAGCCATGTGATCAATTTTGATGTGCCTCTGATTTATGAAGACTATGTTCATCGCATTGGCAGAACAGGACGGGCTCAGAATGAAGGGAAGGCCATCACCTTTGCTAATAAACTGGAGATGCAACATGTCCCACGAATTGAAGCGCTGATTGACGAGACGATCGCTCTTGAAACCATCCCAAAATCTGTACTCATTGAAAAGACACCTTTTGCCGAGCAGCAAGAAATGGATAGGGCCATCGACAATATGCGCAAGAAAGCTGATCCTGACTTTAAAGGTGCATTTCATGAGAAGAAGCACAAGTTTAAAGACAAACCAACCAAGGGTAAGCGTAGCCGTGGTCGCAAAAAGCGGAGATAA
- a CDS encoding dihydroorotase, whose translation MASILILNGTLVNENEIFEADIFINNDIIEAIGKDLQHKQADRVIDATGKIIIPGLIDDQVHFREPGLTHKAEIYTESRAAVAGGITSFMEMPNTVPNTLTQELLQDKYDIAAKNSLANYSFYMGASNDNLEEVLKTDPKNICGTKIFMGSSTGNMLVDNQNTLESIFANSPTLIATHCESEEVIQRNTATARGKYGEDVPIAMHPVIRDEEACYASSSFAVDLAKKTGARLHILHISTAKELSLFDNSIPLKDKKITAEACVHHLWFSDADYAEKGTLIKWNPAVKKATDRDAILQGVIANNIDVLATDHAPHTLEEKQNDYFSAPSGGPLVQHCLTALLDLHHQGKISLEKIVEKSSHAVADLFDIEKRGYIREGYYADLVIVDLEQPSEVTKESLLYKCQWSPFEGHTFKSSVSHTLINGKVAYEGGQLAEVGNGMRLRFERD comes from the coding sequence ATGGCATCCATCCTCATATTAAACGGCACCCTTGTTAATGAAAATGAAATTTTCGAAGCTGATATCTTTATCAACAATGACATTATTGAAGCAATAGGTAAGGATCTTCAGCATAAGCAAGCCGATAGGGTAATTGATGCTACAGGAAAAATCATTATCCCAGGTCTTATTGACGATCAAGTCCACTTCAGAGAACCTGGGCTTACACACAAGGCGGAGATTTATACTGAATCCAGAGCAGCTGTAGCTGGAGGTATTACCTCCTTTATGGAAATGCCAAATACGGTACCCAATACACTCACACAAGAACTGCTTCAAGACAAGTATGATATTGCAGCCAAGAACAGCCTCGCCAACTATAGCTTCTATATGGGTGCCTCTAATGACAATTTGGAAGAGGTTTTAAAGACTGATCCCAAGAACATCTGTGGCACGAAGATTTTTATGGGATCTTCCACTGGAAATATGCTGGTGGACAACCAAAATACACTTGAATCAATTTTTGCCAATTCTCCTACTCTGATCGCTACCCATTGTGAGTCAGAAGAAGTAATTCAAAGAAATACTGCTACTGCCCGCGGAAAATATGGAGAGGATGTGCCGATCGCTATGCATCCGGTTATTCGGGATGAAGAAGCTTGCTATGCCTCATCATCTTTTGCTGTTGATCTGGCCAAAAAAACTGGAGCCAGACTTCATATACTTCATATTTCAACAGCTAAAGAATTGTCTCTTTTCGATAACTCCATTCCACTAAAGGATAAGAAAATCACAGCTGAAGCCTGTGTACATCACCTATGGTTCTCTGATGCTGACTATGCAGAAAAGGGCACCTTAATCAAGTGGAACCCTGCCGTCAAAAAAGCTACAGATAGAGATGCAATACTACAAGGTGTGATTGCCAATAATATTGATGTGCTCGCGACAGATCATGCTCCTCACACACTGGAGGAAAAACAGAATGATTATTTTTCTGCTCCTTCTGGTGGCCCCCTAGTCCAACACTGTTTAACAGCACTGTTAGACCTACATCATCAGGGTAAGATTAGCCTTGAAAAGATTGTTGAAAAGTCGTCTCATGCCGTGGCTGATCTTTTCGACATAGAGAAGCGAGGGTATATCAGAGAAGGGTATTATGCTGACCTTGTCATAGTAGATTTAGAGCAGCCAAGCGAAGTGACTAAGGAAAGCCTACTCTATAAATGCCAGTGGTCTCCTTTTGAAGGCCATACCTTTAAATCATCAGTAAGCCACACACTGATAAATGGGAAAGTGGCCTACGAAGGAGGTCAGCTCGCAGAGGTGGGCAATGGCATGAGGCTTAGGTTTGAAAGAGACTAA
- a CDS encoding Glu/Leu/Phe/Val family dehydrogenase, translated as MDEVDVTEKAGGISIFEQTSKMGHEQIVFCQDNATGLKAIIGVHNTVLGPALGGTRFWNYATEEEAIVDVLRLSRGMTYKAAVSGLNLGGGKAVIIGDVTKLKNEAFLRRFGKFVNSLGGRYITAEDMNMKTSDMEYIGMETKHVTGLPVEMGGSGDPSPVTAYGVYMGMKAAAKKAYGTDSLNGKKVSVQGVGQVGMYLVNHLVEEGAVVSITDINQERLAKVSNDTGATVVGMDEIYDLDVDIYAPCAMGATLNDNTIGRLKASVIAGAANNQLEDEARHGQMLIDAGILYAPDFVINAGGIINISGELAGAYNKQQAYSWTEKIYDTTHNIFALATEKGIPTQDAAMKLAEKRIEDIGRVKLSM; from the coding sequence ATGGATGAAGTAGATGTAACCGAAAAAGCCGGTGGCATATCCATCTTTGAACAAACATCTAAGATGGGTCATGAGCAGATTGTTTTCTGCCAAGACAACGCAACAGGTCTTAAAGCAATCATTGGTGTTCACAACACAGTATTAGGTCCCGCGCTTGGAGGAACGCGATTTTGGAACTACGCTACTGAAGAAGAAGCCATTGTTGATGTACTAAGACTTTCTCGAGGTATGACCTATAAGGCTGCCGTATCGGGATTAAATTTGGGAGGTGGTAAAGCAGTAATTATTGGCGATGTCACTAAACTAAAAAATGAAGCATTTTTACGAAGGTTCGGGAAGTTCGTGAATAGCCTTGGAGGAAGGTATATCACAGCAGAAGACATGAATATGAAGACCAGCGATATGGAATATATCGGAATGGAGACAAAACATGTAACTGGACTTCCGGTAGAAATGGGTGGTAGTGGAGATCCTTCTCCAGTGACAGCCTATGGAGTCTATATGGGCATGAAGGCAGCAGCTAAGAAGGCATATGGAACCGATAGCTTGAATGGGAAAAAAGTTTCTGTTCAAGGAGTGGGTCAGGTAGGGATGTACTTGGTTAATCACCTGGTTGAGGAAGGAGCCGTAGTTTCAATTACAGATATCAATCAAGAAAGACTTGCAAAAGTGTCTAATGACACTGGAGCTACTGTGGTGGGTATGGATGAAATCTATGATCTAGATGTCGATATTTATGCGCCATGCGCGATGGGAGCCACTCTAAATGATAATACAATTGGGAGATTGAAGGCTAGCGTGATCGCAGGTGCAGCTAATAATCAGTTAGAAGATGAAGCGAGACATGGTCAAATGCTTATCGATGCTGGTATTCTATATGCTCCGGATTTTGTGATCAATGCAGGTGGAATTATTAATATCTCAGGTGAGTTGGCTGGTGCTTACAATAAGCAACAGGCTTATTCATGGACTGAGAAAATCTATGATACAACGCACAATATCTTTGCACTAGCGACTGAGAAAGGTATTCCTACTCAGGATGCTGCAATGAAATTGGCAGAAAAACGAATAGAAGACATAGGAAGAGTGAAACTTTCAATGTAA
- a CDS encoding DUF1573 domain-containing protein, with translation MKTKVTLLSALACIVMLSSCGNAELEKRVANLERRINQMENGNVVRNTATPTSSAQAIETNVASGASFKWEKTTHNFGTINQGEVVNFTYKFTNNGTEDLLVQSASASCGCTVPKKPTGPIAPGETGEIVVRYDSKGKSGQVSPVITIVANTNPRQTRLSLRGFVQVGAVPQP, from the coding sequence ATGAAAACTAAAGTTACACTTCTTAGTGCACTTGCATGCATTGTGATGCTTAGTAGTTGTGGAAATGCTGAGCTTGAGAAAAGAGTTGCAAACCTAGAAAGAAGAATCAACCAAATGGAGAATGGTAATGTGGTAAGAAATACTGCTACACCTACTTCATCAGCGCAAGCGATTGAAACAAATGTTGCTTCAGGTGCTTCATTCAAATGGGAAAAAACAACCCATAACTTCGGTACAATCAATCAAGGTGAAGTGGTGAACTTTACGTATAAGTTCACTAACAATGGCACCGAGGATCTTTTGGTACAGAGTGCCTCCGCTTCTTGTGGTTGTACTGTTCCTAAGAAACCTACAGGACCAATTGCCCCAGGAGAAACAGGAGAGATTGTTGTAAGGTATGACAGTAAGGGAAAATCAGGTCAAGTAAGCCCTGTAATCACAATTGTTGCCAACACCAACCCAAGACAAACAAGGTTAAGCCTAAGAGGATTCGTTCAGGTAGGAGCGGTACCTCAACCATAA
- the yajC gene encoding preprotein translocase subunit YajC, translated as MIYSILAQAEPQGSGWMSQLILFGGIALVFYFFMIRPQQKKQKDQKKFISEIKKGDAVVTIGGVHGKVYAHDDDTITIEVDKSTKIKFERSAISLEASKRESDKS; from the coding sequence ATGATATATTCAATTTTAGCCCAAGCAGAACCACAAGGTAGTGGTTGGATGTCCCAACTCATACTATTTGGTGGTATCGCTCTAGTGTTTTACTTCTTCATGATTCGTCCGCAGCAGAAAAAGCAAAAGGACCAGAAGAAGTTTATCAGCGAGATTAAAAAAGGTGATGCTGTAGTAACGATAGGTGGTGTACACGGAAAAGTATATGCTCACGATGATGATACTATCACTATTGAAGTTGACAAGAGCACTAAGATTAAATTTGAAAGATCTGCAATCTCTCTGGAGGCAAGCAAGCGTGAGTCTGATAAATCATAA
- a CDS encoding M28 family peptidase, translating to MRKIKASFLGLLVLGFAATAQDASIKYAKTITPEDMRKKLTVLASDDFGGRETGTEGQKKASQYLEDFYKDLGLQGPADGTYRQKFNMYQSDWSDVYVKVKGKKKMNGVDFIFSGSANMDKEMKLSTMFIGNGDGLADMDVKDKGVVMTTISRELLTKVNEAGAKAVFVMSSNDEQFMQTMPRQARFRLKSRLRFNKELGANQSIIFNITKAMGAQLLNTTAEKLDAAADNPASIKARTVRFMVKQKLVELSTENMVAFLEGTDLKDEVLVISSHYDHIGQNEDGTVINNGADDDGSGTTGVMEIAEAFVQAASEGNRPRRSILFLNVTGEEKGLLGSAYYADNPLFPIENTVNNLNIDMIGRVDPDHESDREYVYVIGSEKLSSHLKIISEYANISYTGLNLDYRYDDPNDRNRFYYRSDHYNFAKKGIPIIFYFNGVHADYHRPTDTVDKIEFDVMAKRAQLVFHTAWILANRNDRTPVDRTDDMDYGSRD from the coding sequence ATGAGGAAAATAAAGGCATCCTTTTTAGGATTGTTGGTTTTGGGCTTTGCGGCAACAGCGCAAGATGCTTCAATAAAGTACGCTAAAACCATTACACCAGAAGACATGAGAAAAAAGCTTACTGTGCTTGCTTCTGATGATTTTGGCGGGAGAGAAACAGGAACTGAAGGTCAGAAAAAGGCCTCTCAATATTTAGAAGATTTTTACAAAGACCTTGGCTTACAAGGGCCAGCTGATGGTACTTACAGACAAAAATTTAATATGTACCAATCTGATTGGTCAGATGTCTATGTAAAGGTCAAAGGCAAAAAGAAGATGAATGGAGTGGATTTCATTTTCTCTGGAAGCGCCAACATGGACAAAGAAATGAAGCTTTCGACTATGTTCATTGGTAACGGTGATGGTCTAGCAGATATGGACGTGAAAGACAAAGGCGTTGTCATGACAACTATCTCTCGAGAACTGCTGACAAAAGTGAATGAGGCTGGTGCAAAAGCGGTTTTTGTGATGAGCAGCAATGATGAACAGTTCATGCAAACCATGCCTCGTCAGGCAAGGTTCAGACTAAAGAGTAGATTAAGATTCAATAAAGAATTAGGTGCTAACCAGAGCATTATATTCAATATCACAAAGGCAATGGGAGCTCAGCTATTAAATACCACTGCCGAAAAATTAGATGCCGCAGCTGATAATCCAGCTAGTATCAAAGCAAGAACAGTTCGCTTTATGGTAAAACAGAAGCTTGTTGAGCTAAGCACTGAGAATATGGTTGCCTTCCTGGAAGGTACTGACCTCAAAGACGAAGTACTAGTCATCTCATCACACTACGATCATATTGGCCAGAATGAAGATGGCACTGTAATCAATAATGGTGCTGATGATGATGGATCGGGTACCACTGGCGTAATGGAAATTGCCGAAGCATTTGTACAAGCTGCAAGCGAAGGCAACAGACCAAGAAGAAGTATTCTTTTCTTAAATGTTACAGGTGAGGAAAAAGGGCTTTTAGGATCGGCTTATTATGCCGACAATCCGCTTTTCCCGATTGAAAATACTGTTAACAATCTTAATATTGACATGATTGGACGTGTTGATCCGGATCATGAGAGTGATAGGGAATATGTGTATGTCATTGGTTCTGAGAAGCTGTCAAGCCACTTGAAGATCATTTCTGAGTATGCCAACATTAGTTACACAGGCTTGAACTTGGATTACCGTTATGACGATCCGAATGACAGGAATAGATTCTATTACCGTTCTGATCACTACAACTTTGCGAAGAAAGGTATTCCGATCATTTTTTACTTTAATGGTGTTCACGCTGACTACCACCGCCCTACGGACACAGTCGATAAGATCGAGTTTGACGTGATGGCTAAAAGAGCTCAGCTGGTTTTCCATACGGCATGGATTCTAGCCAATAGAAATGATAGAACACCCGTTGATAGAACTGATGACATGGACTACGGTTCGCGTGATTAA
- a CDS encoding tetratricopeptide repeat protein, whose product MKNRPYGMLRALYILFICICTQLIVIGQTNNLYDLLDEAVEIVDEAPEKAIELSEKAFYMAQRDKDMYGMVSAKSTFGYIGMLTNDYEASFINYSDALDYLEKCDTVDLYQKTEILNNLAIIKSSYDDHSGAAYLYELAHDAAIEYVDQYREVAEEYGDLRLLVDIPYDLASELKKDGKYSEAGEILVDLWEQSEFRKDTVLLAKVVNELGLIKQDNKELNRAEEFFSIAAFNEGVDPALRSIAMHNLANIYMEQEDYSKADKYFTQALDLKKEHSSERSQFITLLDQGELSYIKGENEKAISKWETAVNTFDGIKNDPDLFIVYDWLQKAYRNTDLNKSVEYSDLYAANFKNWMTVQSSQQNSAPTLQAFNTRIDTILADRALKAERLALLRQYWPLGVVALLLIMLFVYVVQLSYNKRREKVLEASLKADRATVADEILNRIRRD is encoded by the coding sequence ATGAAAAATAGGCCTTACGGCATGCTTAGAGCACTTTACATACTGTTTATATGCATTTGCACCCAGTTAATTGTAATTGGTCAGACAAATAACTTGTATGACCTGTTAGATGAAGCTGTTGAGATAGTTGATGAAGCCCCTGAAAAAGCAATCGAACTTTCTGAGAAAGCTTTTTACATGGCTCAGCGAGATAAGGACATGTATGGAATGGTGTCGGCCAAGTCTACTTTTGGTTATATAGGAATGTTAACGAATGACTATGAAGCGTCATTCATCAACTATTCCGATGCTCTGGACTACCTTGAGAAATGTGATACTGTCGATCTATATCAAAAGACAGAAATTCTCAACAATTTGGCTATTATTAAGTCAAGCTATGATGATCATAGCGGAGCGGCATATCTGTATGAATTAGCCCATGATGCTGCAATCGAGTATGTTGATCAGTATAGGGAAGTTGCCGAAGAGTATGGAGACCTGAGGCTCCTTGTGGACATACCTTATGATTTGGCTTCCGAATTAAAGAAAGATGGCAAGTATTCGGAGGCTGGTGAAATTTTGGTTGACCTTTGGGAGCAATCAGAGTTCAGAAAAGATACTGTTTTATTGGCTAAGGTAGTAAATGAGCTAGGACTGATTAAACAAGATAATAAAGAGTTGAACCGTGCTGAGGAATTTTTCTCTATTGCAGCTTTTAATGAAGGTGTAGACCCGGCTCTGAGGTCTATTGCCATGCATAATTTGGCGAATATCTACATGGAGCAAGAGGATTATTCGAAAGCGGATAAATATTTTACTCAAGCGCTAGATTTAAAAAAGGAACATTCCAGCGAGCGGTCTCAATTTATCACTTTACTTGACCAGGGAGAGCTATCTTATATCAAAGGGGAAAATGAAAAAGCTATTTCTAAGTGGGAAACTGCGGTAAATACTTTTGATGGTATCAAGAACGATCCTGATTTGTTTATCGTTTATGATTGGTTGCAAAAAGCATATCGAAATACTGACTTAAATAAGTCAGTAGAGTATAGTGATTTATACGCTGCTAATTTCAAGAATTGGATGACAGTCCAAAGCTCTCAGCAGAATTCAGCTCCTACACTTCAGGCCTTTAATACACGCATTGATACCATCCTTGCGGATAGAGCCTTAAAGGCTGAGCGCTTAGCTTTATTAAGGCAATATTGGCCACTGGGCGTTGTTGCTTTGCTCTTGATTATGCTGTTCGTTTATGTGGTTCAGCTTAGCTACAACAAGAGAAGAGAGAAAGTACTTGAGGCGAGTCTGAAAGCCGATAGAGCTACTGTTGCAGATGAGATTCTAAACAGAATCAGAAGAGATTAA
- the nusB gene encoding transcription antitermination factor NusB, translated as MLNRRSLRVKAMQTIFAFGQCKEANYNIGLKEIEEAFQPDLNSMEAPDHDLLKSNQEQAKAVLSEKVIQRPLPEGMEVSKEAQSAANQAHKNYLSNTKEDLTRLKKSMILDAESLVDHFLWVISLLIAWSDLSKSESDKKQKLSPEKLLVGDYNLSQNKIIDFFRKSSKVQVALVKKDMSWEGEEDNLKSWYKDVLKKDENFSSYRRTANPTFKQDKEIVDHLIKQIVFKADVILSYFEEQDIHWVENKAIIRSLVARSVRDVEEDTEPKTFDLPDFSNNWEEDKEFFEKILDTTVKHDREYSEMIAAKTKNWEVDRLANTDQIILKMAISEMMNFRNIPVKVTINEYIELSKNYSTPKSKQFVNGILDVISSDLKENGQLKKSGRGLLDNK; from the coding sequence ATGCTCAACAGGAGATCATTACGAGTAAAAGCCATGCAGACCATTTTCGCCTTCGGTCAGTGTAAAGAGGCTAACTACAATATAGGCTTGAAGGAGATCGAGGAAGCTTTTCAGCCTGACTTGAACTCGATGGAAGCTCCAGATCACGACTTATTAAAGTCAAATCAAGAGCAAGCAAAAGCAGTGCTGTCAGAAAAAGTAATTCAACGACCGCTCCCTGAGGGAATGGAAGTGTCTAAAGAAGCACAATCTGCCGCAAATCAAGCGCATAAGAATTATCTCAGCAATACGAAGGAAGACTTAACCAGACTGAAAAAGTCAATGATTCTTGATGCAGAGTCTTTGGTCGACCATTTCCTATGGGTAATCAGTCTACTGATTGCATGGTCTGATCTGAGCAAATCTGAATCAGACAAGAAGCAAAAGCTTTCTCCCGAGAAGCTACTAGTCGGTGACTACAACCTTTCGCAAAATAAGATCATCGACTTTTTTAGGAAGTCGTCAAAAGTTCAAGTCGCCCTAGTTAAAAAGGATATGAGCTGGGAGGGGGAAGAAGATAACCTAAAGAGCTGGTATAAGGATGTGCTCAAGAAGGATGAGAATTTTAGTTCCTATAGAAGAACAGCTAATCCGACATTCAAGCAAGACAAGGAAATTGTTGATCATCTGATTAAACAAATTGTTTTTAAGGCGGATGTTATCCTGTCTTATTTTGAAGAACAAGACATCCATTGGGTCGAGAATAAAGCCATCATAAGGAGTTTGGTAGCCAGATCGGTAAGAGATGTTGAAGAGGATACAGAGCCAAAGACATTCGATTTGCCTGACTTCTCTAACAATTGGGAAGAGGACAAGGAGTTCTTTGAAAAAATCCTTGACACAACCGTAAAGCACGATCGGGAGTATAGTGAAATGATTGCTGCCAAAACAAAGAATTGGGAGGTGGATAGACTGGCAAATACGGATCAAATAATACTTAAAATGGCCATTTCCGAAATGATGAATTTCAGAAACATCCCTGTGAAGGTGACCATTAATGAGTATATTGAGCTCTCAAAAAATTACAGCACACCTAAAAGCAAGCAGTTTGTTAACGGGATTTTAGATGTGATATCAAGCGACCTTAAGGAAAATGGTCAATTGAAAAAATCGGGCAGAGGCCTATTAGACAACAAATAA